The DNA window ATCGTTGAAGGGTTTTAATTGTCAAATTATTTATTTGCCTAATTTACAAATTCATCGGAAACTGTTCAATCTTTAAGGGTACTTTATCCCTGAAAGGGATTAAAATATCTGGAGTTTAGACATTTACGGGTCCATCTTATTAACCACCAACTCCAGTTGGTGGTATTTATGTACATACGATAGTGTAGTCACTTCAGTGACTTCTCTATATAATTCATATCATTACGAGAATATCCATTATTGTATAACAAAATTAGATTTGTGGGAAGTAGCTGAAGCCACTACTTTCTGTAAGCTCTCGTTGACCAACAAATGAATTTGGTGGTTAATGAGAGGGGTAAGTTATTATATTACAGACATTAAACATATATTAAGGTTTGGCTTAACAACATTATAAGAGTTGAAAAAATATAGAATTTGTAAAATATCCAAACTCAAGGTAGTTTATCCCTTTCAGGGAAAATGTCAATTCCCCAAAAATTGAAAACCCGCAATGAAATCAATTACTTATATTGAACCGTCATAATAAGATCTTCGATCATTTTAAGCAGTGATTCTATATCCAGGGATTGATTAATATATGCCCGTACTTTGGCAGAATCCCGATAGCCTTTTGTGTAAGCAGAAAGGTGCGTGCGCATCTCCATGAGAGCAATCCTTTCACCTTTTTCTGCAATAACAAGTTCATAATGTTCTCTGATAGTGGCGATGATCTCATCTGGTGTGGGTGTCCAGAGCTTTCCAGTTTCACGCAATAACTTGATCTGCTTGAATATCCAGGGCTTGCCGATACTTGCCCTGCCGATCATTATTCCATCACATTTAGTTTTCTTAACCATTGTCAAAGCATCTTCTGGGGTCATAATATCACCATTACCGATTACGGGAATATCCAGGGTTTCTTTTATTTGAGTGATTATATCCCAGTCACTTTTGCCGGCATATTGCTGGCTTCGTGTGCGAGGATGAATAATGATCAGGTCAGCTCCAGCATCCTGCAATATTAAAGCAAAATCGACTGCATTGCGAGACTGCACATCCCAACCAGAACGGATTTTAACTGTTAATGGTAGATTATAGCTGTCACAAACCTGTTTAACTGATTTTACGATATTGGCAGCCAGTTCAGGATTGCGCATTAGTGCACTTCCAGCTCCACGTTTTATTACTTTCTTAACAGGGCAACCCATATTTATATCGATAAAATCGGGTGATATTCGAGCTATCAATTCTGCTCCTTCCTGCATAACAACAGGATTTGAGCCAAATATCTGGATACCGGCAGGTCGCTGAATTTCTGTGAATCTGGCATAGGGAATTGTTTGATTATAAGAATATTTAAGACCATCAGCACTGACCATTTCACTGACCACGATATCTGCTCCCCACTTTTTACATATCGTGCGGAAGGGAGAATCCGTTAGACCTGCTAAGGGCGCCAGCCAGAGCAGTCCTTTAGTATCAAGAATTTTCATTCGCAGTCAGATAATAAATAATTATACCCGCAGCTACAGCCGCATTTAGCGATTCCATCGCATTTGACATGGGAATATTCAGCTTCAGATCAGCTTTGACAATAATCTCTGGATCAATACCATGAGCTTCTGAACCAATAACCAAAATGCTGGGTTTAGGAATAGATTTAAAAGAAGTAATGGGCTGGGAATTTTCCAGGCAAGTAACCAGTATCTTTCCTGGTTGATCATACAACCATTCATGATCATGCTCCTCGGAAGGCAGTGTTAATATAGCACCCATAGAAGCCCTGACCGCTTTGGGAT is part of the Candidatus Stygibacter australis genome and encodes:
- the dusB gene encoding tRNA dihydrouridine synthase DusB; the encoded protein is MKILDTKGLLWLAPLAGLTDSPFRTICKKWGADIVVSEMVSADGLKYSYNQTIPYARFTEIQRPAGIQIFGSNPVVMQEGAELIARISPDFIDINMGCPVKKVIKRGAGSALMRNPELAANIVKSVKQVCDSYNLPLTVKIRSGWDVQSRNAVDFALILQDAGADLIIIHPRTRSQQYAGKSDWDIITQIKETLDIPVIGNGDIMTPEDALTMVKKTKCDGIMIGRASIGKPWIFKQIKLLRETGKLWTPTPDEIIATIREHYELVIAEKGERIALMEMRTHLSAYTKGYRDSAKVRAYINQSLDIESLLKMIEDLIMTVQYK
- a CDS encoding RNA methyltransferase, translating into LQPQAITYCEPWQLDKLAQTKNSQQVVGLIKAEKQPIIKKDFLLYFDSISEPGNLGTIFRTALGLGVDGIITSPGCCELFNPKAVRASMGAILTLPSEEHDHEWLYDQPGKILVTCLENSQPITSFKSIPKPSILVIGSEAHGIDPEIIVKADLKLNIPMSNAMESLNAAVAAGIIIYYLTANENS